The Deinococcus wulumuqiensis R12 genome has a window encoding:
- a CDS encoding malate dehydrogenase — translation MTTKQPVRVAVTGAAGQIGYSLLFRIAAGDMLGKDQPVILQLLEITPALKALQGVVMELRDGAFPLLADVVTTDDPKVAFKDADFALLVGAMPRKAGMERGDLLGANGGIFKPQGEALNEVASRDVKVLVVGNPANTNALIAQQNAPDLDPKCFTAMVRLDHNRAISQLAEKTGAAVSDIKNVTIWGNHSSTQYPDLSQATVKGQPALDQIDRQWYESDYIPTVAKRGAAIIEARGASSAASAASAAIDHMRDWALGTPEGEWTSMGIPSDGSYGIPEGLIYGFPVRCKDGKYEIVQGLDVSDFSRSKMDATARELEEERDEVRKLGLVK, via the coding sequence ATGACGACGAAACAACCCGTCCGCGTGGCCGTTACCGGCGCCGCTGGGCAAATCGGCTACAGCCTGCTGTTCCGCATCGCCGCTGGCGACATGCTCGGCAAGGACCAGCCCGTGATCCTGCAACTGCTCGAAATCACCCCCGCGCTCAAGGCGCTTCAGGGCGTGGTCATGGAACTGCGCGACGGCGCTTTCCCGCTGCTGGCCGACGTGGTGACCACCGACGACCCCAAGGTGGCCTTCAAGGACGCCGACTTCGCCCTGCTGGTCGGTGCCATGCCCCGCAAAGCCGGTATGGAACGCGGTGACCTGCTCGGAGCCAACGGCGGCATCTTCAAGCCCCAGGGCGAGGCACTCAACGAAGTCGCCAGCCGTGACGTCAAGGTGCTGGTCGTCGGCAACCCCGCCAACACCAACGCCCTGATTGCTCAGCAGAACGCCCCCGACCTCGACCCCAAATGCTTCACCGCCATGGTGCGCCTCGACCACAACCGCGCCATCTCGCAGCTCGCCGAGAAGACCGGCGCGGCGGTCAGCGACATCAAGAACGTGACCATCTGGGGCAACCACTCCTCCACCCAGTACCCCGACCTCTCGCAGGCCACCGTGAAGGGGCAGCCCGCCCTCGACCAGATTGACCGCCAGTGGTACGAGAGCGACTACATCCCCACCGTCGCCAAGCGTGGCGCAGCCATCATCGAAGCCCGTGGCGCTTCCTCGGCGGCCTCGGCGGCTTCTGCTGCCATTGACCACATGCGCGACTGGGCACTCGGCACCCCCGAAGGCGAATGGACCAGCATGGGTATCCCCAGCGACGGCTCCTACGGCATCCCCGAAGGGCTGATCTACGGCTTCCCCGTGCGCTGCAAGGACGGCAAGTACGAAATCGTGCAGGGCCTGGACGTCAGCGACTTCAGCCGCAGCAAGATGGACGCCACCGCCCGCGAACTTGAAGAAGAGCGCGACGAAGTGCGCAAGCTCGGTCTGGTGAAGTAA